Proteins co-encoded in one Opitutus terrae PB90-1 genomic window:
- a CDS encoding GNAT family N-acetyltransferase: MSRTSAEGAAVIHSPAAEPPLRPPDWFETPRLFARRPREADAAAVFAAYASDPEATRYLAWRPYAKIEPLANFLRQRAAGWETGDGEYAYLLCHRGTDAPIGSIGVMVDGARAMFGYVLGRAHWNRGYATEALCYLVRWAAAEPRVLRAWAYCATENVASARVMAKAGLQCEGVLRRWQMFPNLGPEPRDCVFYAQTK; this comes from the coding sequence ATGAGCCGCACTTCAGCCGAAGGCGCTGCGGTCATTCACTCGCCCGCCGCGGAGCCGCCGCTGCGACCGCCCGACTGGTTTGAAACGCCGCGGTTGTTCGCGCGGCGGCCGCGCGAAGCAGACGCAGCCGCGGTCTTCGCGGCCTACGCCAGCGATCCAGAGGCGACGCGCTATCTGGCGTGGCGGCCGTATGCAAAAATCGAGCCGCTGGCGAATTTCCTCCGGCAACGCGCGGCGGGGTGGGAAACCGGCGACGGCGAATACGCCTACCTCCTGTGCCACCGCGGCACGGATGCGCCGATCGGCTCCATCGGCGTCATGGTGGATGGGGCCAGGGCCATGTTCGGCTACGTGCTGGGCCGGGCGCATTGGAACCGCGGTTACGCGACGGAGGCGCTGTGCTATCTCGTCCGGTGGGCCGCGGCAGAGCCGCGCGTGCTCCGCGCCTGGGCCTACTGCGCGACGGAGAACGTCGCCTCCGCCCGGGTGATGGCGAAAGCCGGGCTCCAGTGCGAAGGCGTGCTTCGGCGTTGGCAGATGTTTCCCAATCTCGGACCGGAGCCGCGCGACTGCGTGTTTTACGCGCAGACAAAATAG
- a CDS encoding DUF4202 domain-containing protein, with the protein MDAYARAREAIDAAHAADPNRTPAGQPAELVYANRMEAWVQRVAATPTPLLRLAARCQHLERWSVPRSTFPDGKPGYLAWRRSLYTKQAERARELLLAAGMQPAVAAEVATWVSKTGLKANAGTQALEDAACLVFLENEIAAFAAQHVDYPREKFVEIIRKTWRKMSPEAQALARQLELPPAISALVREATAAPLAPRADV; encoded by the coding sequence ATGGACGCCTATGCCCGCGCACGCGAAGCGATCGACGCCGCGCACGCCGCCGATCCCAACCGCACCCCGGCTGGCCAGCCGGCGGAGCTCGTGTACGCCAACCGGATGGAAGCCTGGGTGCAACGCGTCGCGGCAACTCCCACACCCCTGCTCCGGCTCGCCGCGCGTTGCCAGCACCTCGAACGCTGGTCGGTGCCCCGCAGCACGTTTCCGGACGGCAAGCCCGGTTATCTCGCCTGGCGAAGGTCCCTTTACACGAAACAGGCCGAGCGCGCGCGCGAACTTCTGCTCGCGGCCGGGATGCAGCCCGCCGTGGCCGCGGAGGTCGCCACGTGGGTGTCGAAAACCGGACTGAAAGCGAACGCCGGCACGCAAGCGCTCGAGGACGCCGCGTGCCTGGTGTTTCTCGAAAACGAGATCGCGGCGTTTGCCGCCCAGCACGTGGATTACCCACGCGAGAAATTCGTGGAGATCATCCGGAAAACCTGGCGCAAGATGAGCCCGGAGGCGCAGGCGCTCGCGCGCCAGCTTGAGCTGCCTCCCGCCATCAGCGCCCTCGTGCGCGAAGCGACCGCTGCTCCCCTCGCGCCGCGCGCGGACGTTTGA
- a CDS encoding pyruvate carboxylase has protein sequence MAANRSEIAVRIFRAGTELGLRTVAVFAQEDRFCIHRYKADEAYQIGDGKGPVAAYLDIESIIDVAKRRGVDAIHPGYGFLSENAELARACERAGLIFVGPRPELLDMMGDKTAARALAQRIGVPVLPGTEEPLTDRDEALRVAKSIGFPLIIKAAFGGGGRGMRIVHKPADMAGLLDEAQAEAGRAFGNPAVFLEKYIPRAKHIEVQVLGDRHGNVIHLHERDCSVQRRHQKVVEVAPSYGLPETIVAELCEAAAKLARSIRYDNAGTIEFLYDLDRHEWFFIEMNPRIQVEHTITEVITGLDLVRAQILIAQGHALHSREVGMPPQSAVPRLGYAIQSRITTEDPANKFIPDYGRIMVYRSPGGFGVRLDGGMGFAGAVITPFYDSLLVKCITSGDTYESAIHRARRALAEFRIRGVKTNIPFIENVIAHPLFQSGQATTMLIDTSPELLSFRPRRDRATKLLNFLGNVIVNGNPHAKGYKPGKSLLPAVPPAGGRGEPPRGTRQLLLELGPKKFAEWTLKQKRLLITDTTLRDAHQSLMATRVRTYDMRAVADALAHHAPGLFSLEMWGGATFDTAMRFLYEDPWDRLRQLRAAVPNICFQMLLRGANAVGYTNYPDHVVAGFVRHAASAGMDIFRIFDSLNYLPNLRVAMEAVQDTHAVCEAAICYTGDILDGKRDKFSLQYYVKLARELERMGAHFLAIKDMAGLCRPYAAYKLVKALREEIGLPIHFHTHDTSGIAATSVLRASDAGVDVVDLAIASMSGSTSQPNLNSIVAALQHTPRDPQLDLERLNAVSDYWEHVREFYRPFDTAPKTGSAEVYLHEMPGGQYTNLKEQAASMGVSHRWPEIARTYAEVNQLFGDIVKVTPSSKVVGDLALFLFSRGIRPADVVNLPPGTTPYPESVIDMLMGGLGWPEGGWPEAVWRAILGEARFKEAKAKYTAATRATKSRAKSPESRAGHKLSAPDSQLSALRDELAEKLRHQPSDDELFSHLMYPQVFADFAKHEREFGDVSVLPTPAFFYGLQPAEEISVEIEEGKVLIIRLVSVGAPDKDGRRTIAYELNGISREALIVDRSVAPKAKPRLKADLANPLQVAAPIPGLVVVLNVSVGTKVTKGDKLFMMEAMKMQTTVYAQADGVVAELHAAVGDTVEAKDLVVTLRDGE, from the coding sequence ATGGCTGCGAACCGCAGCGAGATTGCCGTGCGCATCTTCCGCGCCGGCACCGAACTCGGGCTCCGCACGGTCGCGGTCTTTGCCCAGGAGGATCGGTTCTGCATCCATCGCTACAAGGCCGACGAGGCGTATCAGATCGGTGACGGCAAGGGTCCGGTTGCGGCGTATCTGGACATCGAGAGCATCATCGACGTCGCGAAGCGCCGCGGCGTGGACGCCATTCACCCGGGTTACGGCTTCCTCTCGGAGAACGCCGAGCTCGCCCGCGCGTGCGAGCGGGCGGGCCTGATCTTCGTCGGACCGCGGCCCGAACTGCTCGACATGATGGGCGACAAGACCGCGGCTCGCGCGCTCGCCCAGCGGATCGGCGTGCCGGTGCTGCCGGGCACGGAGGAGCCGCTGACCGATCGCGACGAGGCGTTGCGCGTCGCGAAATCGATCGGATTCCCGTTGATCATCAAGGCGGCCTTCGGCGGCGGCGGTCGCGGCATGCGGATCGTGCACAAGCCGGCCGACATGGCCGGGCTGCTCGACGAAGCGCAGGCGGAGGCCGGCCGCGCGTTCGGCAATCCGGCGGTTTTTCTGGAGAAATACATCCCGCGCGCGAAGCACATCGAGGTGCAGGTACTCGGCGACCGGCACGGCAACGTGATCCATCTCCACGAGCGCGATTGCTCCGTGCAGCGCCGGCACCAGAAGGTCGTCGAAGTGGCGCCGAGCTACGGGCTGCCGGAGACGATCGTCGCCGAGCTCTGCGAAGCGGCGGCCAAGCTCGCGCGTTCCATTCGCTACGACAACGCGGGCACGATCGAATTTCTCTACGATCTCGACCGGCACGAGTGGTTCTTCATCGAGATGAACCCGCGCATCCAGGTCGAGCATACCATCACCGAGGTGATCACTGGCCTTGATCTGGTGCGCGCGCAGATCCTGATCGCGCAGGGCCACGCCTTGCACTCGCGCGAGGTGGGCATGCCACCGCAATCCGCCGTGCCGCGGCTGGGCTATGCGATCCAGAGCCGGATCACCACCGAGGATCCGGCGAACAAGTTCATTCCCGACTACGGGCGAATCATGGTGTACCGCTCGCCCGGAGGCTTCGGCGTGCGGCTCGACGGCGGCATGGGCTTCGCCGGCGCGGTGATCACGCCGTTCTACGACTCGCTGCTCGTGAAGTGCATCACCAGCGGCGACACCTACGAGAGCGCGATCCATCGCGCACGTCGCGCGTTGGCGGAGTTCCGGATCCGCGGCGTCAAAACCAACATTCCTTTTATCGAAAACGTCATCGCGCACCCGCTGTTCCAGAGCGGCCAGGCGACGACGATGCTGATCGACACCTCGCCCGAATTGCTGTCCTTCCGGCCGCGCCGCGACCGCGCGACCAAGCTGCTGAATTTTCTGGGCAACGTCATCGTCAACGGCAATCCACACGCGAAGGGCTACAAGCCCGGAAAGTCACTCCTGCCGGCCGTGCCGCCCGCGGGCGGTCGCGGCGAACCGCCGCGCGGCACGCGCCAGCTGCTGCTTGAGCTCGGCCCGAAAAAATTTGCGGAGTGGACGCTCAAGCAGAAGCGGCTGCTGATCACCGACACCACGCTGCGCGACGCGCATCAATCGTTGATGGCCACGCGCGTGCGCACCTACGACATGCGCGCGGTGGCCGACGCCCTGGCGCATCACGCACCGGGGCTGTTCTCGCTGGAGATGTGGGGCGGCGCGACCTTCGACACCGCGATGCGCTTCCTCTACGAGGACCCGTGGGACCGGCTGCGGCAGCTGCGCGCGGCGGTGCCTAACATCTGTTTCCAGATGCTGCTACGCGGCGCGAACGCGGTGGGCTATACGAACTATCCAGACCACGTGGTCGCCGGGTTCGTCCGTCACGCCGCGTCGGCGGGCATGGATATTTTCCGAATCTTCGACTCGCTGAACTATCTGCCGAACCTGCGCGTCGCCATGGAGGCGGTGCAGGATACGCACGCGGTCTGCGAGGCGGCGATCTGCTACACCGGCGACATCCTCGACGGGAAACGCGATAAGTTCAGCCTGCAGTATTACGTGAAACTTGCCCGTGAGCTGGAGCGGATGGGCGCGCATTTCCTCGCGATCAAGGACATGGCCGGACTCTGCCGACCCTACGCTGCCTACAAGCTGGTGAAGGCGCTGCGGGAGGAGATCGGGCTGCCGATCCATTTCCATACGCACGACACCAGCGGGATCGCCGCGACATCGGTGCTGCGGGCGAGCGACGCGGGCGTTGACGTGGTCGACCTCGCGATCGCCTCGATGAGCGGCAGCACGTCGCAGCCGAACCTGAACTCGATCGTCGCCGCACTGCAGCATACGCCGCGCGATCCACAGCTCGATCTGGAACGGTTGAATGCGGTCTCCGATTACTGGGAACACGTGCGTGAGTTCTACCGGCCGTTCGACACCGCGCCCAAGACCGGCTCGGCGGAGGTTTACCTGCACGAGATGCCGGGCGGGCAGTATACGAACCTCAAGGAGCAAGCTGCGTCGATGGGGGTGTCGCACCGCTGGCCCGAAATCGCGCGCACCTACGCGGAGGTGAACCAGCTGTTTGGCGACATCGTGAAGGTCACGCCTTCCTCGAAAGTCGTGGGCGATCTCGCGCTGTTCCTCTTTTCGCGCGGCATCCGACCGGCGGATGTCGTCAACCTGCCGCCCGGTACCACGCCTTATCCGGAGAGCGTGATCGACATGCTGATGGGCGGACTCGGTTGGCCGGAGGGCGGCTGGCCCGAAGCCGTATGGCGTGCGATCCTCGGCGAGGCGCGCTTCAAGGAGGCGAAGGCAAAATACACGGCCGCGACCCGCGCGACTAAGTCCAGAGCCAAGAGTCCAGAGTCCAGAGCGGGCCACAAGCTCTCAGCTCCAGACTCTCAGCTCTCAGCTTTGCGCGACGAACTCGCCGAGAAACTTCGGCACCAGCCGAGCGACGACGAGTTGTTCTCACACCTGATGTATCCGCAGGTGTTTGCCGATTTCGCCAAACACGAGCGCGAGTTCGGCGACGTGAGCGTGCTGCCGACGCCCGCGTTCTTCTACGGGTTGCAGCCCGCGGAGGAAATCTCGGTCGAGATCGAGGAAGGCAAGGTGCTGATCATCCGGCTCGTATCGGTCGGCGCGCCGGACAAGGACGGTCGCCGCACCATTGCTTACGAGCTCAACGGCATCTCGCGCGAAGCGCTGATCGTCGACCGCAGCGTCGCGCCGAAGGCGAAGCCGCGGCTCAAGGCCGACCTCGCGAATCCGCTGCAGGTCGCCGCGCCGATTCCCGGACTCGTCGTGGTGCTGAACGTGTCGGTCGGCACAAAAGTCACGAAGGGCGACAAGCTCTTCATGATGGAAGCGATGAAAATGCAGACCACGGTGTACGCGCAGGCGGATGGCGTCGTGGCCGAGTTGCACGCCGCCGTCGGCGACACCGTCGAAGCGAAGGACCTCGTCGTTACCCTGCGCGACGGCGAATAG
- a CDS encoding heme-binding domain-containing protein translates to MKPLTRKILVVLALVLVGLQFVRPALTTTNVAPDAIDVTALHPTSAEVKSILARACYDCHSDQTRYPWYAQVQPAGWWLASHVKDGRRHLNFSQFGTYSPDRAAHKIESLIEEVEEHEMPLRSYTWLHPDARLSDTEVKALVAWAKSIQSTLPPP, encoded by the coding sequence ATGAAACCGCTCACGCGCAAGATTCTCGTCGTCCTCGCTCTTGTGCTTGTGGGCCTCCAGTTTGTTCGGCCGGCGTTGACCACCACCAACGTCGCCCCCGACGCGATTGATGTCACGGCGCTTCATCCCACGTCCGCCGAGGTGAAATCGATCCTGGCGCGCGCGTGCTACGACTGTCACTCCGACCAGACCCGTTATCCCTGGTATGCGCAGGTGCAGCCGGCCGGCTGGTGGCTGGCGAGCCACGTCAAGGACGGCCGACGCCACCTGAACTTTTCGCAGTTCGGCACCTACTCGCCCGACCGGGCCGCGCACAAGATTGAGTCGCTCATCGAGGAAGTGGAGGAGCACGAAATGCCGCTGCGTTCCTACACTTGGCTGCACCCCGACGCGCGACTCAGCGACACCGAGGTCAAAGCGCTCGTCGCTTGGGCAAAGAGCATCCAGTCGACGCTGCCGCCACCATGA
- a CDS encoding YkgJ family cysteine cluster protein, whose protein sequence is MGFPENCQACAVCCFSMLATYVPVTGRDWSRLGPGAEDEAHFVGNRVYMKMRDGHCGALGWRLTADGVPKFFCTVYERRPQLCRDLARGSPLCRGELATKADRVAAWLRNNPATAR, encoded by the coding sequence ATGGGTTTCCCTGAAAACTGTCAGGCGTGCGCGGTGTGCTGCTTTTCCATGCTCGCGACGTACGTGCCGGTCACGGGCCGCGACTGGTCGCGGCTCGGCCCCGGGGCGGAGGATGAGGCGCATTTTGTGGGCAACCGCGTCTACATGAAAATGCGTGATGGGCACTGCGGTGCCCTGGGTTGGCGTCTCACCGCCGACGGCGTGCCGAAATTTTTTTGCACCGTCTACGAGCGCCGGCCGCAGCTCTGCCGCGATCTCGCCCGCGGTTCGCCACTCTGCCGCGGTGAGCTCGCCACGAAGGCGGACCGGGTCGCGGCATGGCTGAGGAACAACCCCGCGACCGCGAGGTGA